From a single Salmo salar chromosome ssa22, Ssal_v3.1, whole genome shotgun sequence genomic region:
- the LOC106583104 gene encoding adaptin ear-binding coat-associated protein 2 isoform X1 — MALADDSGYESVICVKPEVHVYKIPPRATNRGYRAADWKLDEPAWTGRMKIISIGKLAYIKLEDKNSGELFAQAPVEQYPGCVVEAVTDSSRYFVVRIEDGSGRHAFIGLGFADRGDSFDFNVALQDHFKWVKQEGELAKEEASQSTAPKLDLGFKEGQTIKISIGNIKKKDPGTKSRPMGSGLLLPPPMAKGAVLVSPPGGQQSPPPTHSNTASLLDFGGRVPAAQPTADLWGDFTAAGASSSQDTAKGWVQF; from the exons ATGGCACTGGCAGACGACAGCGGTTACGAGTCAGTGATCTGTGTAAAGCCAGAGGTTCATGTGTACAAGATCCCACCCCGCGCCACTAACCGTGGATATCG AGCAGCTGACTGGAAGCTGGATGAGCCAGCATGGACCGGCAGGATGAAAATCATATCCATAGGAAAGCTTGCCTATATCAAGCTAGAGGACAAAAACTCAG GAGAGTTGTTTGCCCAGGCCCCAGTGGAGCAGTATCCTGGATGTGTGGTGGAGGCAGTCACAGATTCCAGCAGATATTTTGTGGTGCGGATAGAGGACGGCAGTG GACGACATGCATTTATCGGCCTGGGGTTTGCTGATCGTGGCGACTCCTTTGACTTCAATGTGGCTCTTCAAGACCACTTCAA GTGGGTAAAACAGGAAGGTGAGCTGGCGAAAGAGGAAGCGTCTCAGAGCACAGCACCCAAACTGGACCTAGGCTTTAAAGAGGGCCAGACGATCAAGATCAGCATTGGG AACATAAAGAAGAAGGATCCAGGTACCAAGTCTCGGCCCATGGGTAGTGGCCTTCTCCTTCCTCCACCAATGGCTAAGGGTGCAGTCCTTGTATCACCTCCTGGAGGCCAGCAATCACCTCCACCTACACACTCCAACACAG CTTCTCTTTTAGATTTCGGAGGCCGGGTCCCTGCCGCCCAGCCTACTGCAGACCTGTGGGGAGACTTCACAGCGGCTGGCGCCAG cTCCAGTCAAGACACTGCTAAAGGATGGGTGCAGTTTTAG
- the LOC106583104 gene encoding adaptin ear-binding coat-associated protein 2 isoform X2, with protein sequence MGEDENIWILADIRAADWKLDEPAWTGRMKIISIGKLAYIKLEDKNSGELFAQAPVEQYPGCVVEAVTDSSRYFVVRIEDGSGRHAFIGLGFADRGDSFDFNVALQDHFKWVKQEGELAKEEASQSTAPKLDLGFKEGQTIKISIGNIKKKDPGTKSRPMGSGLLLPPPMAKGAVLVSPPGGQQSPPPTHSNTASLLDFGGRVPAAQPTADLWGDFTAAGASSSQDTAKGWVQF encoded by the exons ATGGGAGAAGATGAAAATatatggattttggccgacattcg AGCAGCTGACTGGAAGCTGGATGAGCCAGCATGGACCGGCAGGATGAAAATCATATCCATAGGAAAGCTTGCCTATATCAAGCTAGAGGACAAAAACTCAG GAGAGTTGTTTGCCCAGGCCCCAGTGGAGCAGTATCCTGGATGTGTGGTGGAGGCAGTCACAGATTCCAGCAGATATTTTGTGGTGCGGATAGAGGACGGCAGTG GACGACATGCATTTATCGGCCTGGGGTTTGCTGATCGTGGCGACTCCTTTGACTTCAATGTGGCTCTTCAAGACCACTTCAA GTGGGTAAAACAGGAAGGTGAGCTGGCGAAAGAGGAAGCGTCTCAGAGCACAGCACCCAAACTGGACCTAGGCTTTAAAGAGGGCCAGACGATCAAGATCAGCATTGGG AACATAAAGAAGAAGGATCCAGGTACCAAGTCTCGGCCCATGGGTAGTGGCCTTCTCCTTCCTCCACCAATGGCTAAGGGTGCAGTCCTTGTATCACCTCCTGGAGGCCAGCAATCACCTCCACCTACACACTCCAACACAG CTTCTCTTTTAGATTTCGGAGGCCGGGTCCCTGCCGCCCAGCCTACTGCAGACCTGTGGGGAGACTTCACAGCGGCTGGCGCCAG cTCCAGTCAAGACACTGCTAAAGGATGGGTGCAGTTTTAG
- the LOC106583104 gene encoding adaptin ear-binding coat-associated protein 2 isoform X3 — translation MKIISIGKLAYIKLEDKNSGELFAQAPVEQYPGCVVEAVTDSSRYFVVRIEDGSGRHAFIGLGFADRGDSFDFNVALQDHFKWVKQEGELAKEEASQSTAPKLDLGFKEGQTIKISIGNIKKKDPGTKSRPMGSGLLLPPPMAKGAVLVSPPGGQQSPPPTHSNTASLLDFGGRVPAAQPTADLWGDFTAAGASSSQDTAKGWVQF, via the exons ATGAAAATCATATCCATAGGAAAGCTTGCCTATATCAAGCTAGAGGACAAAAACTCAG GAGAGTTGTTTGCCCAGGCCCCAGTGGAGCAGTATCCTGGATGTGTGGTGGAGGCAGTCACAGATTCCAGCAGATATTTTGTGGTGCGGATAGAGGACGGCAGTG GACGACATGCATTTATCGGCCTGGGGTTTGCTGATCGTGGCGACTCCTTTGACTTCAATGTGGCTCTTCAAGACCACTTCAA GTGGGTAAAACAGGAAGGTGAGCTGGCGAAAGAGGAAGCGTCTCAGAGCACAGCACCCAAACTGGACCTAGGCTTTAAAGAGGGCCAGACGATCAAGATCAGCATTGGG AACATAAAGAAGAAGGATCCAGGTACCAAGTCTCGGCCCATGGGTAGTGGCCTTCTCCTTCCTCCACCAATGGCTAAGGGTGCAGTCCTTGTATCACCTCCTGGAGGCCAGCAATCACCTCCACCTACACACTCCAACACAG CTTCTCTTTTAGATTTCGGAGGCCGGGTCCCTGCCGCCCAGCCTACTGCAGACCTGTGGGGAGACTTCACAGCGGCTGGCGCCAG cTCCAGTCAAGACACTGCTAAAGGATGGGTGCAGTTTTAG